The DNA sequence GATACGGCCGGCACGGGCCAGCTCGTTCAGGTTGCTGGCATAGGCATCCAGCGGGTTGCTCGAAGAAGCGGTATCGCCGCCTTCATCGTCCTGCATTTCCTGGTCGTTTTCGGAATGCGAACCATGGCCCGGCACCTTGGAGATGCCGTGGGCGATGTAGTTGACCACGTCGATGCGGGCCACGCTCTGCTGCTTGAGCAGGAACACGGCCTGGCTTTCCTGTTCGCTGAAGATCGCTACCAGCACGTTGGCGCCGGTGACTTCACGCTTGCCGGAGCTTTGCACGTGGAACACGGCACGCTGCAGCACGCGCTGGAAGCCCAGGGTCGGCTGGGTTTCGCGGTCTTCGTCGTTGACCGGAATCAGTGGGGTGGTGGAATCGATGAACTCTTGCAGGTCGTGCTTGAGCTTGTCGAGATTGGCGCCACAGGCGCGCAGAACGGTCGCGGCAGCCTCATTGTCAAGGAGTGCCAGCAGCAGATGCTCGACGGTCATGAACTCATGACGCTTCGAACGGGCCTCCTTGAAGGCAAGATTGAGGGTGACTTCGAGCTCGCGGTTTAACATAGCTTCACCTCATACCCAAGTGGTCGGCTTTTAACCGTCCTTCTCGATTTCACAGAGTAGCGGATGCTGGCTTTCCCTGGCGTATTGGTTGACCTGCATAGCCTTTGTTTCGGCGATGTCACGGGTAAACAATCCGCACACTGCCCGCCCTTCGGTATGGACGGTCAGCATGATCTTGGTCGCCAGCTCGCGGTTCAGATTGAAGAACGTCTCGAGCACTTCGACGACGAAATCCATCGGCGTGTAGTCATCGTTGAACAAAACCACCTTGTACATCGGTGGCGCCTGCAGGATCGGCTTGGCTTCCTGAACCGCAAGACCTGAGCCGTCGTCCTCATTCGATTGCGGGCGATCCTGATTGAATGTTAGTCGAATCTCACTAGGTGCATGCATGGAAAGAATTTCATCATGAGCGACAGGTTAAGGTTGTGGGTTGACTGCAAAAGCCGCCACCGGAGCACGCGCCGCGTGACCTTGACTAACGGCAAAACGGTGTTACAAACAATAAGAACCCACCGTGGTCGATAAAGATCCGCGCAGTCAACCAGATTTTTCGCAAGGTTCGTATGCGGATGAAGTGGATGATACTCCAGTGATGGAGTCCTTTGCAGAGGGACATAGGGATGGCAAGCGGTAAAGTCAAGTGGTTCAACAATGCCAAGGGCTACGGGTTCATCAATGAAGAGGGCAAGAGCGAAGACTTGTTCGCTCATTATTCGGCCATCCAGATGGACGGTTACAAGACCCTGAAGGCCGGCCAGGCGGTGAGTTTCGAAATCGTCCAGGGCCCCAAAGGCCTGCACGCGGTGAATATCAGCAACAAAGCCCCCAGCCCCTCCGCCGCCAGCGCCCATTCCGCCGGCAGCCCTGCCGACGCCTGAGTGCCGCGGCGCCTGTCGGCAGGCAAAAAACCGGCCGCCTCCTTACGGAAGCGGCCGGTTTTGCGTTGCCTCACATATGCTTGATCATTTCATCGCCAAAGCCTGAACTGCTGACCAGGGTGGCGCCCTCCATCAACCGCTCGAAGTCGTAGGTCACCGTCTTGGCGGCAATCGCGCCATTGGTGCCCTTGATGATCAGGTCGGCCGCTTCGGTCCAGCCCATGTGCCGCAGCATCATTTCAGCCGAGAGGATCACCGACCCTGGGTTGACCTTGTCCTGCCCGGCATACTTGGGCGCGGTGCCATGGGTAGCTTCGAACATGGCCACCGTGTCGGACAGGTTGGCCCCCGGCGCGATGCCGATGCCGCCCACCTCTGCCGCCAGGGCATCGGACAGGTAGTCACCGTTGAGGTTGAGGGTGGCAATCACGTCGTACTCGGCCGGGCGCAACAGGATCTGCTGCAGCATGGCGTCGGCGATGGCGTCCTTGACGATGACCTCGCGGCCGCTCTTGGGGTTGCGGAACTTCATCCACGGGCCGCCGTCGAGCAATTCGGCACCGAACTCGTCACGCGCCACCTCGTAGCCCCAGTCCTTGAAGGCGCCTTCGGTGAACTTCATGATGTTGCCCTTGTGCACCAGGGTCAGCGATTCGCGGTCGTTGTCCACCACGTACTGCAAGGCCTTGCGCACCAGGCGCTTGGTCCCCTCGCGGGACACCGGCTTGACGCCGATACCGCAGTCCTGGTCGAAGCGGATCTTGGTGACGCCCATTTCCTCCTTGAGGAACTTGATCACCTTGTTCGCCTCGGGCGAACCGGCCTTCCACTCGATGCCGGCATAGATGTCCTCGGAGTTCTCGCGGAAGATCACCATGTCGACGTCGCCAGGCTTCTTCACCGGGCTTGGCACGCCCTGGAACCACAGCACCGGGCGCAGGCACACGTACAGGTCGAGCTGCTGGCGCAAGGCTACGTTGAGCGAACGGATACCGCCGCCCACCGGCGTGGTCAGCGGCCCCTTGATCGACACCACGTAATCACGCACGGCATCGAGGGTTTCCTGCGGCAACCAGGTGTCCTGGTCGTACACCTGGGTGGCCTTCTCGCCAGCGTACACCTCCATCCAGGCGATCTTGCGCTTGCCGCCGTAGGCCTTCTGCACGGCGGCGTCGACCACCTTGATCATGACCGGCGAGACATCCACGCCGATGCCATCGCCTTCGATATAGGGAATGATCGGGTTGTCAGGCACGTTGAGCGAATGGTCGGCATTGACGGTGATCTTGGCGCCGTCGGTCGGAACCTTGATTTTCTGGTATCCCATGCTTGCACTACTCCGCTGTCGGGTATGTGTGTTTGGTCATCTGCGATCCAATGAGACTAAACCACATCTGCCGAGGTGCAAGGCATGCGACAACCGACCACATTGCGGGTACGTCTTTGGTCTTATAAATGGGCCGATATCACTTGGCCTTGCTGATTAGCCCGAATGGTTTGGTATACTGCGCCGCGACCGAAGGGTCATCGGGGCGATCCCTTGGAAAAATGCGGACCGCCCTCGGCCATGAACGGCCACTAAGCCTGGGCTGTTACCGCAGTTCAGCACTTGACGCTCGACTGATGCATCCACCATCACCGCTCGCAGCCTCTCGACTTTCCGCTCATGGCGCTGCCAGGGCGATGCGCCTACCCTGCGCACCACGAGACTCGAGCACGCTCAGCACACAGAGAGTTAACCCGCATGCCCACCCGTTCCAAGATCATCTATACCTTCACCGACGAAGCCCCCGCCCTCGCCACCTACTCGCTGCTGCCGATCATCGAAGCCTTCACCGCTTCGGCTGACATCGCCGTCGAAACCCGCGACATCTCCCTGGCTGGCCGTATCCTCGCCGCCTTCCCGGAGCAACTGGGCGCAGAGAAGCAAGTAGGCGATCACCTGGCGGAACTGGGCCAGCTGGCTACCACCCCCGAAGCCAACATCATCAAGCTGCCGAACATCAGCGCCTCGGTACCGCAGCTGAAAGCCGCGATCAAGGAACTGCAAGCCAAGGGCTACAACATCCCTGACTATGCCGACGAGCCGGCCACCGCGGAAGAGAAAGAATCCCGCGCCCGCTACGACCGCATCAAAGGCTCCGCCGTCAACCCGGTACTGCGCGAAGGCAACTCCGACCGCCGTGCACCACTGTCGGTGAAGAACTACGCGCGCAAGCACCCGCACAAGATGGGCGCCTGGGCTGCCGACTCCAAGTCGCACGTCGCCCACATGACCCAAGGCGACTTCTACGGCAGCGAGAAAGCCGCGCTGATCGAAGCCGACGACACCCTGCGCATCGAGCTGGTGGGCAAAGACGGCAGCACCACCGTGCTGAAGGAAAAGACCGCCGTCAAAGCCGCTGAAGTCATCGACTGCGCCACCATGAGCCGCAAGGCCCTGAAAGCCTTCATCGCCGAGCAGATCGCCGATGCCAAGGCCTCTGGCGTCCTGCTGTCGGTGCACCTGAAAGCCACCATGATGAAGGTCTCCGACCCGATCATGTTCGGCGTCATCGTCGAAGAGTTCTACGGCGACGTGCTGGCCAAGCACGCCGCTGCCCTTGCCGAAGTAGGCTTCAACGCCAACAACGGCATCGGCGACCTGTACGCCCGCGTCAAGGACCTGCCAGTCGAGAAGCAGGCCGAGATCGAAGCCGACATCCAGGCCCTGTACGCCCAGCGTCCGGCCCTGGCCATGGTCAACTCCGACAAGGGCATCACCAACCTGCACGTGCCGAGCGACGTCATCGTCGACGCCTCGATGCCCGCCATGATCCGTGACTCGGGCAAGATGTGGAACGCCGCCGGCGAACTGCAGGACGCCAAGGCAATCATCCCGGACCGCTGCTACGCCGGTATCTACCAGGCCACCATCGAAGACTGCAAGGCCAACGGTGCCTTCGACCCGACCACCATGGGCAGCGTGCCGAACGTTGGCCTGATGGCACAGAAGGCCGAAGAGTACGGCTCCCACGACAAGACCTTCCAGATCAAGGCCGACGGCGTTGTTCGCGTGGTCGACAGCAAAGGCAAGGTCGTGCTCGAGCAGAACGTCGAAGCCGGTGACATCTTCCGCATGTGCCAGGTCAAGGACGCCCCGATCCAGGACTGGGTCAAGCTGGCCGTCAACCGTGCCCGCCTGAGCAACACCCCGGCAGTGTTCTGGCTGGACCCGGCCCGCGCCCACGACGGCGTGATGATCGAGAAGGTGCAGAAGTACCTGAAGGATCACGACACTTCCGGCCTGGACATCCGCATCCTGGCCCCGGTGGACGCCATCAAGTTCTCCCTGGCCCGCATCCGCGAAGGCAAGGACACCATCTCCGTGACCGGCAACGTGCTGCGCGACTACCTGACCGACCTGTTCCCGATCATGGAACTGGGCACCAGCGCCAAGATGCTGTCGATCGTGCCGCTGATGAACGGCGGTGGCCTGTTCGAAACCGGCGCCGGCGGTTCGGCACCGAAGCACGTGCAGCAGCTGGTGGAAGAGAACTTCCTGCGTTGGGATTCGCTGGGTGAATTCCTGGCCCTGGCCGCTTCTCTGGAGCACCTGGGCAACACCTACGACAACCCGCGCGCCAAAGTGCTGGCCAACACCCTGGACCAGGCTACCGGCAAGTTCCTCGACACCAACAAGTCGCCTTCGCGCAAAGTCGGTGGTATCGACAACCGTGGCAGCCACTTCTACCTGACCCTGTACTGGGCCCAGGCCCTGGCTGCGCAGACCGACGACGCTGCCCTGCAGGCGCGCTTCGCCCCACTGGCCAAGACCCTGACCGAGAACGAGGAGACCATCGTCGCCGAGCTCAACGCCGTTCAGGGCAAGCCGGCCGACATCGGTGGCTACTACGCCCCGGATGCCGAGCTGACCGCCAAGGTGATGCGCCCAAGCCAGACCCTGAACAGCGCCATTGCCGCCCTGTAAGGTTCGCTTGAAGTAACCGCACAAACCCCGGCCACGCACCGGGGTTTGTGCTTTCTGGATAAACGATTTCTGGCTGCCCGCGCGGACCCTGTGGGAGCGGGTTCACCCGCGAATGCGATGGCGAAGCCACTGAAGCATTCGCGGGTAAACCCGCTCCCACATGGGCTGCGCAGGCCTCTAAGGAGCTGTTCATGACCTGGCAACCCCACATCACCGTCGCCACCATCGTCGAACGCGAAGGCAAGTTCCTCTTCGTCGAAGAATTCAAAGCCAACCAGCACGTGTTCAACCAACCCGCCGGCCACCTCGAACCCAACGAGACCCTGCCCCAGGCCGCCCTGCGCGAAACCCTCGAAGAAACCGCCTGGGAAGTCGAGCTGACCGGGGTGGTCGGCATCTACCTGTACACCGCGCCCAACAACGGCGTGACCTACCAGCGCATCTGCTTCGCCGCCCGCCCCGTGCGCCACCACGCCGACCTGGCCCTGGACAGCGACATCGTCCGCGCCGTGTGGCTGACCCGCGAGCAACTGCTGGCCGACCCGGCCCGCTGGCGCAGCGAGCTGGTACCACGCTGCCTCGATGACTACCTGAAAGGCCCGTTGCACAGTCTCGACCTGCTGCGCGACTGACGTGGCGCCGCGGGTTTGATAGAATCGGCGCTTTTCCCCCCTGATACACACCGGTAACCATGACCAGCCCAGCACTCAAAGACCCCGCCAAGACCCGCGTCATCGTCGGCATGTCCGGCGGCGTGGACTCTTCCGTCTCCGCCCTTCTGCTCATGGAGCAGGGCTACCAGGTGGAAGGGCTGTTCATGAAGAACTGGGAAGAAGACGACGGCACCGAATACTGCACCGCCCGTGAAGACCTGGCCGACGCCCAGGCCGTGTGCGACCGCATCGGCATCAAGCTGCACACCGCCAACTTCGCTGCCGAATACTGGGACAACGTCTTCGAGCATTTCCTCGAGGAATACAAGGCCGGCCGTACGCCCAACCCGGACATCCTCTGCAACCGCGAAATCAAGTTCAAGGCGTTCCTCGACTACGCCCTGTCGCTGGGTGCCGACCTGATCGCCACCGGCCACTACGTGCGCCGCCGCGACACCGGCGAACGCACCGAACTGCTCAAGGGCCTGGACCCGAACAAGGACCAGAGCTACTTCCTGCACGCCGTCGGCGGCAAGGAAATCGCCCGTACCCTGTTCCCGGTTGGCGAACTGGAAAAACCCGAAGTGCGCGCCATCGCCGAAAAACATGGCCTGGCCACCGCCAAGAAAAAGGATTCCACCGGCATCTGCTTCATCGGCGAGCGCCGTTTCAGCGACTTCCTCAAGCAGTACCTGCCAGCCCAGCCGGGCAACATCGAAACCACCGACGGCGAAGTGATCGGCCGCCACCACGGCCTGATGTACCACACCATCGGCCAGCGCCAGGGCCTGGGTATCGGCGGCCTGAAGGATGCCGGTGACGAGCCGTGGTACGTGCTGCACAAGGACCTGGCGCGCAACGTGCTGGTGGTTGGCCAGGGCAACGACCACCCCTGGTTGTTCTCGCGGGCCCTGCTGGCCTCGGAAATCTT is a window from the Pseudomonas anuradhapurensis genome containing:
- the clpS gene encoding ATP-dependent Clp protease adapter ClpS produces the protein MHAPSEIRLTFNQDRPQSNEDDGSGLAVQEAKPILQAPPMYKVVLFNDDYTPMDFVVEVLETFFNLNRELATKIMLTVHTEGRAVCGLFTRDIAETKAMQVNQYARESQHPLLCEIEKDG
- the icd gene encoding NADP-dependent isocitrate dehydrogenase, translating into MGYQKIKVPTDGAKITVNADHSLNVPDNPIIPYIEGDGIGVDVSPVMIKVVDAAVQKAYGGKRKIAWMEVYAGEKATQVYDQDTWLPQETLDAVRDYVVSIKGPLTTPVGGGIRSLNVALRQQLDLYVCLRPVLWFQGVPSPVKKPGDVDMVIFRENSEDIYAGIEWKAGSPEANKVIKFLKEEMGVTKIRFDQDCGIGVKPVSREGTKRLVRKALQYVVDNDRESLTLVHKGNIMKFTEGAFKDWGYEVARDEFGAELLDGGPWMKFRNPKSGREVIVKDAIADAMLQQILLRPAEYDVIATLNLNGDYLSDALAAEVGGIGIAPGANLSDTVAMFEATHGTAPKYAGQDKVNPGSVILSAEMMLRHMGWTEAADLIIKGTNGAIAAKTVTYDFERLMEGATLVSSSGFGDEMIKHM
- a CDS encoding NUDIX hydrolase; this encodes MTWQPHITVATIVEREGKFLFVEEFKANQHVFNQPAGHLEPNETLPQAALRETLEETAWEVELTGVVGIYLYTAPNNGVTYQRICFAARPVRHHADLALDSDIVRAVWLTREQLLADPARWRSELVPRCLDDYLKGPLHSLDLLRD
- a CDS encoding NADP-dependent isocitrate dehydrogenase, whose amino-acid sequence is MPTRSKIIYTFTDEAPALATYSLLPIIEAFTASADIAVETRDISLAGRILAAFPEQLGAEKQVGDHLAELGQLATTPEANIIKLPNISASVPQLKAAIKELQAKGYNIPDYADEPATAEEKESRARYDRIKGSAVNPVLREGNSDRRAPLSVKNYARKHPHKMGAWAADSKSHVAHMTQGDFYGSEKAALIEADDTLRIELVGKDGSTTVLKEKTAVKAAEVIDCATMSRKALKAFIAEQIADAKASGVLLSVHLKATMMKVSDPIMFGVIVEEFYGDVLAKHAAALAEVGFNANNGIGDLYARVKDLPVEKQAEIEADIQALYAQRPALAMVNSDKGITNLHVPSDVIVDASMPAMIRDSGKMWNAAGELQDAKAIIPDRCYAGIYQATIEDCKANGAFDPTTMGSVPNVGLMAQKAEEYGSHDKTFQIKADGVVRVVDSKGKVVLEQNVEAGDIFRMCQVKDAPIQDWVKLAVNRARLSNTPAVFWLDPARAHDGVMIEKVQKYLKDHDTSGLDIRILAPVDAIKFSLARIREGKDTISVTGNVLRDYLTDLFPIMELGTSAKMLSIVPLMNGGGLFETGAGGSAPKHVQQLVEENFLRWDSLGEFLALAASLEHLGNTYDNPRAKVLANTLDQATGKFLDTNKSPSRKVGGIDNRGSHFYLTLYWAQALAAQTDDAALQARFAPLAKTLTENEETIVAELNAVQGKPADIGGYYAPDAELTAKVMRPSQTLNSAIAAL
- the mnmA gene encoding tRNA 2-thiouridine(34) synthase MnmA, with translation MTSPALKDPAKTRVIVGMSGGVDSSVSALLLMEQGYQVEGLFMKNWEEDDGTEYCTAREDLADAQAVCDRIGIKLHTANFAAEYWDNVFEHFLEEYKAGRTPNPDILCNREIKFKAFLDYALSLGADLIATGHYVRRRDTGERTELLKGLDPNKDQSYFLHAVGGKEIARTLFPVGELEKPEVRAIAEKHGLATAKKKDSTGICFIGERRFSDFLKQYLPAQPGNIETTDGEVIGRHHGLMYHTIGQRQGLGIGGLKDAGDEPWYVLHKDLARNVLVVGQGNDHPWLFSRALLASEIFWVNPIDLASPRQLTAKVRYRQGDQRCTLERSASGYRAVFDEPQRAVTPGQSVVFYDGEVCLGGGVIETAEPWSPRA
- the cspD gene encoding cold shock domain-containing protein CspD — translated: MASGKVKWFNNAKGYGFINEEGKSEDLFAHYSAIQMDGYKTLKAGQAVSFEIVQGPKGLHAVNISNKAPSPSAASAHSAGSPADA